From the Myxococcales bacterium genome, one window contains:
- a CDS encoding DUF2330 domain-containing protein translates to MKLRLALAAAAAALATTPTLAHAFCGFYVGGGGAELFNNATQVVLMRDGTRTVLSMQNNYQGPPSDFAMVVPVPVVLQEANVKTLPREVFAKVDQMGSPRLVEYWEADPCAPDEIMYDRSMVPMMEMADDAPSSATGGSHGVTIEAQFTVGEYQIVILSAKDSTGLDAWLREQKYQIPKGAEPLLRPYVEAGSKFFVAKVDPKKVTFDHGMAQLSPLRFHYDSDEFSLPVRLGMANSSGTQDLIVNILAPSQRYQVANYGNVTIPTNLDVKPETKTQFGAFYAALFDRTVEQNPGAVVTEYAWDASTCDPCPGPNLDGNDFMTLGADVLGTDNYWGLVLTRLHARYAKGALTDDLVFKGAEPIVGGREFVVDDATGKLEERSRPSDTNNFQGRYAIRHAWTGPITCANPVRGRWGGPPGDQLADATPQAATNIAFAPRGTVSLPDLVTQDIPELGVVAGVALAGPKPVSKASYPGCTCAASGGVAGGAAGAAGAGAVLALVLRRRRRR, encoded by the coding sequence ATGAAGCTCCGCCTTGCCCTCGCCGCCGCCGCGGCCGCGCTCGCGACCACGCCCACCCTCGCCCACGCCTTCTGCGGGTTCTACGTCGGCGGCGGCGGCGCCGAGCTGTTCAACAACGCCACCCAGGTCGTGCTGATGCGCGACGGCACCCGCACGGTGCTGTCGATGCAGAACAACTACCAGGGGCCGCCGTCGGACTTCGCGATGGTGGTGCCGGTGCCAGTGGTGCTGCAGGAGGCCAACGTCAAGACCCTGCCGCGCGAGGTGTTCGCCAAGGTCGATCAGATGGGCTCGCCGCGCCTGGTCGAGTACTGGGAGGCCGACCCGTGCGCGCCCGACGAGATCATGTACGACAGGTCGATGGTGCCGATGATGGAGATGGCCGACGACGCGCCGTCGTCGGCGACCGGCGGCAGCCACGGCGTCACGATCGAGGCCCAGTTCACCGTCGGCGAGTACCAGATCGTGATCCTGTCGGCCAAGGACTCGACCGGCCTCGACGCGTGGCTGCGCGAGCAGAAGTACCAGATCCCCAAGGGCGCCGAGCCGCTGCTGCGGCCGTACGTCGAGGCCGGCTCGAAGTTCTTCGTCGCCAAGGTCGACCCCAAGAAGGTCACGTTCGACCACGGCATGGCGCAGCTGTCGCCGCTGCGCTTCCACTACGACTCCGACGAGTTCTCGCTGCCGGTCCGGCTCGGCATGGCCAACTCGTCGGGCACGCAAGATCTGATCGTCAACATCCTCGCGCCGAGCCAGCGCTACCAGGTCGCCAACTACGGCAACGTCACGATCCCGACCAACCTCGACGTCAAGCCCGAGACCAAGACCCAGTTCGGCGCCTTCTACGCGGCGCTGTTCGATCGCACGGTCGAGCAGAACCCCGGCGCGGTCGTCACCGAGTACGCCTGGGACGCGTCGACCTGCGATCCGTGCCCGGGGCCGAACCTCGACGGCAACGACTTCATGACCCTGGGCGCCGACGTGCTCGGCACCGACAACTACTGGGGCCTGGTGCTGACCCGGCTGCACGCGCGCTACGCCAAGGGCGCGCTGACCGACGACCTGGTGTTCAAGGGCGCCGAGCCCATCGTCGGCGGCCGCGAGTTCGTGGTCGACGACGCCACCGGCAAGCTCGAGGAGCGCTCGCGCCCGTCCGACACCAACAACTTCCAGGGCCGCTACGCGATCCGCCACGCCTGGACCGGGCCGATCACCTGCGCCAACCCGGTCCGCGGCCGCTGGGGCGGCCCGCCCGGCGATCAGCTCGCCGACGCCACACCCCAGGCCGCGACCAACATCGCGTTCGCGCCGCGCGGCACGGTGTCGCTGCCCGACCTCGTCACCCAGGACATCCCCGAGCTCGGCGTCGTGGCCGGGGTCGCGCTGGCGGGCCCGAAGCCGGTGAGCAAGGCCTCGTACCCGGGCTGCACCTGCGCCGCGTCGGGCGGGGTCGCGGGTGGCGCCGCGGGCGCCGCGGGCGCCGGGGCGGTCCTGGCGCTGGTGCTGCGCCGCCGCCGCCGCCGGTGA